Proteins found in one Neomonachus schauinslandi chromosome 1, ASM220157v2, whole genome shotgun sequence genomic segment:
- the NR1D2 gene encoding nuclear receptor subfamily 1 group D member 2 codes for MEVNAGGVIAYISSSSSASSPASCHSEGSENSFQSSSSSVPSSPNSSNSDNNGNPKNGDLSNIDGILKNDRIDCSMKTSKSSAPGMTKSHSGVTKFSGMVLLCKVCGDVASGFHYGVHACEGCKGFFRRSIQQNIQYKKCLKNENCSIMRMNRNRCQQCRFKKCLSVGMSRDAVRFGRIPKREKQRMLIEMQSAMKTMMNSQFSGHLQNDTLEHHEQTALPAQEQLRPKPQLEQENIKSSSPSSDFAKDEVIGMVTRAHKDTFMYNQEQRENSAETMQPQRERIPKSMEQYNLNHDHCGSGLSSHFPCSESQQHLNGQYKGRNIMHYPNGHAICIANGHCMNFSNAYTQRVCDRVSIDGFSQNENKNSYLCNTGGRMHLVCPMSKSPYVDPHKSGHEIWEEFSMSFTPAVKEVVEFAKRIPGFRDLSQHDQVNLLKAGTFEVLMVRFASLFDAKERTVTFLSGKKYSVDDLHSMGAGDLLNSMFEFSEKLNALQLSDEEMSLFTAVVLVSADRSGIENVNSVEALQETLIRALRTLIMKNHPNEASIFTKLLLKLPDLRSLNNMHSEELLAFKVHP; via the exons ATGGAGGTGAATGCGG GAGGTGTGATTGCCTATATCAGTTCTTCCAGCTCAGCCTCTAGCCCTGCCTCTTGTCACAGTGAGGGTTCTGAGAACAGTTtccagtcctcctcctcctctgttccATCTTCTCCAAATAGCTCAAATTCTGATAACAACGGTAATCCCAAAAATGGTGATCTCTCCAATATTGATGGCATCCTGAAGAATGATCGAATAGATTGTTCTATGAAAACAAGCAAATCGAGTGCACCTGGGATGACAAAGAGTCATAGTGGAGTGACAA AATTTAGTGGCATGGTTCTACTGTGTAAAGTCTGTGGGGATGTGGCGTCAGGATTCCACTATGGAGTTCATGCTTGTGAAGGCTGTAAG GGTTTCTTTCGGAGAAGTATTCAGCAAAACATTCAGTACAAGAAGTGCCTGAAGAATGAAAACTGTTCTATAATGAGAATGAATAGAAACAGATGTCAGCAGTGTCGCTTCAAAAAGTGTCTGTCTGTTGGAATGTCGAGAGATG CTGTTCGGTTTGGTCGCATTCCTAAGCGTGAAAAACAGAGGATGCTAATTGAAATGCAGAGTGCGATGAAGACCATGATGAACAGCCAGTTCAGTGGTCATTTGCAGAATGACACATTAGAACATCATGAACAGACAGCCTTACCAGCCCAGGAACAGCTGCGACCCAAGCCCCAGCTGGAACAAGAAAACATCAAaagctcttctccctcttctgatTTTGCAAAGGATGAAGTGATTGGCATGGTGACCAGGGCGCACAAGGATACCTTTATGTATAATCAAGAGCAACGAGAAAACTCAGCAGAGACCATGCAGCCTCAGAGAGAACGAATTCCCAAGAGCATGGAgcaatataatttaaatcatGACCATTGTGGCAGTGGGCTTAGCAGCCATTTTCCATGTAGTGAGAGCCAGCAGCACCTCAATGGACAGTACAAAGGGAGGAACATAATGCATTACCCAAATGGGCATGCCATTTGTATTGCAAATGGACATTGTATGAACTTCTCCAATGCTTATACTCAACGAGTATGTGATAGAGTTTCGATAGATGGATTTTCTCAGAATGAGAACAAGAATAGTTACCTGTGCAACACTGGAGGGAGAATGCATCTG GTTTGTCCAATGAGTAAGTCTCCATATGTGGATCCTCATAAATCTGGTCATGAAATCTGGGAAGAATTTTCAATGAGCTTCACCCCAGCAGTGAAAGAAGTGGTGGAATTTGCAAAACGTATTCCTGGATTCAGAGATCTCTCTCAGCATGACCAGGTCAACCTTTTGAAGGCTGGGACTTTTGAG gtttTAATGGTACGGTTTGCGTCGTTGTTTGATGCAAAGGAGCGTACGGTCACctttttaagtggaaagaaatACAGTGTCGATGATTTACACTCAATGGGAGCAGGGGATCTGCTAAACTCTATGTTTGAATTTAGTGAGAAGCTAAATGCCCTCCAACTTAGTGATGAAGAGATGAGTTTGTTTACAGCTGTTGTCCTGGTATCTGCAG ATCGATCTGGAATAGAAAACGTCAACTCTGTGGAGGCTTTGCAGGAAACTCTCATCCGCGCACTAAGGACCTTAATAATGAAAAACCATCCAAACGAGGCCTCTATTTTTACAAAACTTCTTCTAAAGTTGCCAGATCTTCGATCTTTAAACAACATGCACTCTGAGGAGCTCTTGGCCTTTAAAGTTCACCCCTAA